The Spirosoma oryzicola region GAGCTGGTTTTGGGCAAGCCAGCGCACAGCGCCGACGCCTGTAAATTTAGTTGAAGTGCTTTGGGGTAATCGTTTTTTCGGACGCGGTAATAATATTCTTCGAACATCAGCCCGCGAACCTGATACAACGAATTGTAAAACGAGTGGGCTAGAGTAACGAGCTTAGTGGCATAATGCAGGCTGCTGTCGCTTGTGTTGTTACGCCATTGCTTAAATACGATGGCCATAAAGCGTAATCCTTCCAGACGTATAGTGTCATTGCGTAAGGAGCGTGGCAGTTGCTCTGTGGTACGAATATACTGGTGACCTATCACGCGTAAGCTGTCCATGTAGTGATCATTACCCCGACGGTCGAAGTTAAGATCAGGCAATACCGGTTTGGTTTGCGCCAGACATAGCCCGACGTGGCTGAACAATAAAATCCAGATTGCCAAACTCCTCATAGATCACCACACAAACAAGAGCCCTGAAAAAGAGATGCTAAAAGTAAGCATTGGAAGCAGATAATCAAGCATTTACCGTAAAAAATAATTCTACTTTTCGCTACCGGTATATACGTAAATGCTTGAGTTGGTCAGACTACGATCTTGGCCGCTGAATAGGTAATTATTTTTTTTAGCAGCCTGCTTTAAACATTTTGGTTCGTCAAGGAATCTATAGAGTGTCTTCTTTCGTAAGTGCAATATTTCCTACACATGTTTATGCAGGGTAAAAATTTATTTTTTTATTAATTTATTTGGCTTGATAAGCCAAATCACCAAAATAGTACCGATTATTGAATAAGTTTTTTGCACTATTCATTTGCAAATGAGCTAAAAAACACTTTATTTTGATATCTGCATTATCCGGTTTTACAAAAAACATAACCCACACACACACTATAGGAACACAGCTCTACGTTACCTAATTGTCTTACTGAAAATGGAAAAAGCCCAGGTAAACGACAGTGAGTTGATTTCCCTGTATATCCGTGGTAATGAAAAAGCCTTTGCCAAATTAGTGCAACGGCACAAATCGAAGATTTACACAACTATTTACTTGATCGTCAAAGATCAGTACGTGGCTGAAGACTTAATGCAGGACACCTTTATCAAAGCGGTGGACACGCTCAAGTCGGGTAAATACAACGAGGAGGGAAAATTTCTACCCTGGATTATCCGAATCGCTCACAACTTGGCAATTGACTATTTCCGAAAAGATAAACGCTACCCCAGTGTGGTGTTTGAAGACGGAAGCAGTGTGTTTAACACGCTTGAGTTTGCAGAAGATTCGGTAGAATCCTTGCAGATTCGCCAGGAAACACACGAGCATTTGCGCGAGCTGATTCAGCGATTGCCGGAACAACA contains the following coding sequences:
- a CDS encoding RNA polymerase sigma factor encodes the protein MEKAQVNDSELISLYIRGNEKAFAKLVQRHKSKIYTTIYLIVKDQYVAEDLMQDTFIKAVDTLKSGKYNEEGKFLPWIIRIAHNLAIDYFRKDKRYPSVVFEDGSSVFNTLEFAEDSVESLQIRQETHEHLRELIQRLPEQQRQVLIMRHYEEMSFQEIADATGVSINTALGRMRYALINLRKQLSKRSPSYDKNIYPR